From the Desulfosarcina sp. BuS5 genome, one window contains:
- a CDS encoding DUF2065 domain-containing protein: MKFLLCLIGMVMIIEGLPYFAFPAKMKLWVSKILDISDGALQRFGFTLMIIGLLSVYFGRK, from the coding sequence ATGAAATTCTTACTTTGTTTGATCGGAATGGTAATGATTATAGAAGGCCTACCGTATTTTGCATTTCCTGCAAAGATGAAATTATGGGTGTCAAAAATCCTTGATATCTCAGACGGCGCTTTGCAAAGGTTTGGTTTTACGCTTATGATTATTGGTCTGTTGAGCGTATACTTTGGAAGAAAATAG
- a CDS encoding response regulator — translation MNKKINLEQELSYLGLLDKAREIYFELGERAVLSYIKSSYRLLSKVYHPDLNPEKQNMANLTQHRLNRVSRLISNMSDMELIEVIRKGNLKKNDGKKKILVVEDEFGLQDIFRNIFIMEGYDVIVAMDGIAGYDAFCQFKPDLVFTDVVMPNLNGINLVKKIRKIKPDIKVIYTSGFFEIEDLKNNLNQEVLKYNYRTLAKPFKLSAMLTMVNEYFNDAKENDFIRGV, via the coding sequence GTGAATAAAAAAATTAATTTAGAGCAGGAACTCAGTTATTTAGGTCTGCTTGACAAAGCCAGGGAGATTTATTTTGAATTGGGTGAAAGGGCTGTTCTTTCATATATTAAATCGAGTTATCGCCTTTTAAGCAAAGTTTATCATCCGGATCTGAATCCTGAAAAGCAAAATATGGCTAATCTAACCCAGCATAGATTAAACAGGGTGAGCCGCCTGATTAGTAATATGAGCGACATGGAATTAATAGAGGTTATTAGAAAGGGTAATCTAAAAAAAAATGATGGAAAAAAGAAAATATTGGTCGTGGAAGATGAGTTCGGGCTTCAGGATATATTCAGAAATATATTTATTATGGAAGGCTATGATGTGATAGTGGCTATGGACGGTATCGCAGGGTATGATGCCTTTTGCCAGTTTAAACCTGATCTTGTCTTTACCGATGTTGTAATGCCGAATTTGAATGGTATTAACCTGGTGAAAAAAATAAGAAAAATTAAACCCGATATAAAAGTGATATATACCAGTGGTTTTTTTGAAATAGAAGACCTCAAAAACAATCTTAATCAGGAAGTTTTAAAATATAATTATCGTACCCTTGCAAAGCCATTTAAACTTAGTGCGATGCTTACGATGGTTAATGAATATTTCAATGATGCAAAAGAAAACGACTTTATAAGAGGAGTTTAA
- a CDS encoding caspase family protein has protein sequence MKQKIIFFAVLLLLAWFVRPDISVSGHDRRIALVIGNARYPAGASLENPVNDARAIKKALENLNFTVIKYENCTQKDIKKAIDIFGKKLKQYDVGLFFYAGHGVQVKGNNYLIPADAKLENENDVEYDCVKVGRVLAKMENAGTKTNIVILDACRDNPFERSWNRGSNGNGLASMNAPPGSLIAYATSPGKTALDGAGKHGLYTSALLEHIDSPGITILEMFQQVRSTVMTESGKKQVPWESTSLNENFYFASGSSLIVDEPAGKKSGLYVKANVSGARVFVDGEMMGTTNLDNIEISPGEHRIRVEKDGYEPYSKTVRIKTGKTLRLTVYLEPESAPKSSLYVDTSPSDAKIRILNISPEFYQGIELDPGKYHVEVSSNGYETEKKWIGLEAGGDEKISIRLKPVAIVQQDRGMTNAIGMKFVYIKPGTFIMGSPPDESGRESDEKQHKVTLAKGFYMQTTEVTQGQWEAVMGNNPSYFNNCGDDCPVEQVSWNDAQEFIRNLNRKEGGGKYRLPTEAEWEYACRAGSIGRFCFGDSDNRLGYYAWYGSNSRKKTHAVGQKKPNAWGLYDMHGNVWEWCQDNFNWKGQLMRKIYRDGIVDPLCTEGSFRVCRSGGWFSSARYCRSASINYYSPGRRFSLLGFRLARTP, from the coding sequence ATGAAACAAAAGATAATCTTTTTTGCGGTGTTACTCTTGCTGGCCTGGTTTGTGCGGCCGGATATCTCTGTTTCCGGACATGATCGGCGTATAGCTCTTGTTATAGGAAATGCCAGGTATCCGGCCGGCGCAAGTCTTGAAAACCCGGTGAATGACGCCAGGGCAATCAAAAAAGCCTTGGAAAATCTGAACTTTACAGTTATCAAATATGAAAATTGTACTCAGAAAGATATAAAAAAGGCAATTGACATATTTGGGAAAAAGCTGAAACAGTATGATGTAGGCCTGTTTTTCTATGCCGGGCATGGTGTCCAGGTAAAGGGAAATAATTATCTGATACCTGCTGACGCAAAACTGGAAAACGAGAATGACGTTGAATACGATTGCGTAAAGGTCGGCCGGGTGCTGGCCAAGATGGAAAACGCGGGCACAAAGACAAATATCGTTATTCTGGATGCCTGTCGTGACAACCCTTTTGAACGTAGTTGGAACAGAGGTTCCAATGGCAACGGATTAGCCTCTATGAACGCTCCCCCAGGCTCGCTCATTGCTTATGCCACTTCACCAGGCAAAACAGCTTTGGACGGTGCGGGAAAACACGGCCTTTACACATCAGCTTTGCTGGAACATATTGATTCACCTGGTATTACGATTCTGGAGATGTTTCAGCAGGTTCGTTCAACGGTAATGACTGAATCAGGCAAAAAGCAAGTACCCTGGGAATCCACCTCTTTAAACGAAAATTTTTATTTTGCATCCGGTTCAAGTCTGATCGTAGATGAACCAGCCGGCAAGAAGTCCGGCCTTTACGTAAAGGCCAATGTTTCAGGAGCCAGGGTCTTTGTGGACGGAGAAATGATGGGCACAACAAATCTGGATAATATTGAAATTTCTCCCGGAGAGCATCGCATCAGGGTGGAAAAGGATGGATATGAACCATACTCCAAAACGGTTCGTATTAAAACAGGGAAAACCTTGAGACTTACCGTATATCTCGAACCTGAATCAGCGCCTAAAAGCAGTCTTTATGTGGATACAAGCCCGTCTGACGCAAAGATAAGGATATTGAACATCAGCCCCGAATTTTACCAGGGCATTGAGCTTGATCCCGGGAAATATCATGTGGAGGTGTCATCAAACGGGTATGAAACAGAAAAAAAATGGATAGGACTTGAAGCCGGTGGAGATGAAAAAATCAGCATAAGATTAAAACCGGTTGCAATTGTTCAGCAGGATAGAGGTATGACAAACGCCATCGGCATGAAGTTTGTATATATCAAGCCAGGCACGTTTATAATGGGCAGTCCACCTGATGAATCCGGCCGTGAGTCTGACGAAAAGCAACATAAGGTAACGCTTGCAAAGGGATTTTACATGCAAACCACGGAGGTGACCCAGGGGCAGTGGGAGGCGGTGATGGGTAATAATCCATCCTACTTTAATAACTGTGGCGATGACTGTCCGGTGGAGCAGGTATCCTGGAATGATGCACAAGAATTCATAAGGAATCTGAATCGGAAAGAAGGGGGGGGGAAATACCGTTTACCAACAGAGGCGGAATGGGAGTATGCATGTCGGGCGGGGAGTATTGGCCGATTCTGCTTTGGTGATAGCGACAACAGGCTTGGTTATTATGCCTGGTATGGAAGTAACTCAAGAAAGAAAACGCATGCTGTGGGACAAAAAAAACCCAACGCCTGGGGTCTGTATGACATGCACGGCAATGTATGGGAGTGGTGTCAGGATAATTTTAATTGGAAAGGGCAATTAATGAGGAAAATATATCGTGATGGTATTGTTGATCCTCTTTGCACTGAAGGCTCCTTCCGGGTGTGTCGCAGCGGCGGATGGTTCAGCAGTGCCCGCTACTGCCGGTCAGCGAGTATTAACTACTATTCGCCGGGCCGCCGCTTCAGCCTTCTGGGCTTTCGCCTTGCCAGGACCCCATAG
- a CDS encoding LysM peptidoglycan-binding domain-containing protein, which produces MIKIKLVIILNIITVIFCGCSTNLHKSSDLKYNNHIPHKNNIKAASLSIDPDSLETQSYPKGRSLAGAGDHKKPTSKLYLKEFFTTGSNIDVSENTQRSLDEALDYCQVSQDFWQKGEFENAIESLDQAYSLILNIDTDENPKLIQQKDDLRFMISKRILEIYASQNIVVNGNHNEIPIVLNKYVQKEIDNFTKKRERKFFIESYKRSGKYRPYIIAELKKAGLPMELSWLPLIESGFKVKAFSKARALGLWQFIPSTGYKFGLKRNIHIDERMDPDKSTKSAIQYLKQLHQIFGDWATVLAAYNCGEGRVLRIIRSQNVNYLDNFWDLYERLPRETARYVPRFLATLHIIKNKEQYGLDSVKTDNPLKFETIIVSKKMHLKSIAKSIDVSEAKLVELNPELRYKVLPDDKYPLKIPAGKSEILLSRIDNIPIASIPRKAFVYYRIRPGDSLSTIARRYHTSIGRIARANNIYKKSVIRAGKVLKIPRKGTVIPKRKRYRTQKYGKSVKYYVKRGDSLWIIAGKYGTSTKEIRSLNNLNSSKLHIGQTLIIPERKKNESIDKKKLGQYLVKRGDSPYSIAQEHNLPLERFLRLNNLEPRNKIYPGQHLAIE; this is translated from the coding sequence TTGATAAAAATAAAGCTTGTAATTATTTTAAATATTATTACAGTCATTTTTTGTGGATGCAGCACAAACCTGCATAAAAGCTCCGATTTAAAATATAATAATCATATACCCCATAAAAACAATATTAAAGCCGCATCGTTATCTATCGATCCCGATTCCCTGGAGACCCAATCTTACCCGAAGGGTAGATCATTAGCCGGCGCCGGAGATCATAAAAAACCCACGTCAAAATTATACTTGAAGGAGTTTTTTACAACCGGCTCCAATATTGATGTATCGGAAAATACACAAAGATCTCTGGATGAAGCGCTTGATTATTGCCAGGTATCCCAGGATTTTTGGCAAAAAGGAGAGTTTGAAAACGCAATTGAATCCCTGGATCAGGCTTACTCTTTAATATTAAATATAGATACCGATGAAAATCCAAAGCTTATCCAGCAAAAGGATGATCTTCGCTTCATGATTTCAAAACGAATCCTTGAAATTTATGCTTCCCAAAATATTGTTGTAAACGGGAATCACAATGAGATTCCGATTGTTCTGAATAAATATGTTCAAAAAGAAATCGATAACTTTACTAAAAAAAGAGAAAGAAAATTTTTTATAGAGTCTTATAAACGTTCAGGGAAATATCGTCCTTATATTATTGCGGAACTTAAAAAAGCAGGCCTGCCCATGGAATTATCCTGGCTTCCTCTTATAGAAAGCGGGTTCAAGGTGAAAGCTTTCTCAAAGGCAAGGGCTCTCGGTCTTTGGCAATTTATTCCCTCTACAGGCTATAAATTCGGTTTGAAGCGTAACATTCATATAGATGAACGTATGGATCCGGATAAATCGACAAAATCTGCGATACAGTATTTAAAGCAATTACATCAAATTTTCGGTGATTGGGCTACTGTCCTTGCGGCTTATAATTGTGGGGAAGGAAGGGTTTTACGTATAATAAGAAGTCAGAATGTTAACTATCTCGACAATTTCTGGGATCTTTATGAACGTCTTCCAAGAGAGACCGCCAGATATGTCCCCAGGTTTCTTGCCACTCTTCACATAATTAAAAATAAAGAACAGTACGGGCTTGATTCTGTAAAGACAGACAATCCCCTTAAGTTTGAAACCATTATAGTATCAAAAAAGATGCATCTTAAGAGTATAGCAAAATCGATAGACGTCTCGGAAGCAAAACTCGTAGAGCTTAATCCGGAGCTGCGTTACAAAGTATTACCGGATGACAAATATCCCCTGAAAATTCCTGCAGGTAAAAGCGAAATCCTATTATCCCGGATAGACAATATACCAATTGCATCCATACCACGCAAAGCCTTTGTTTATTACAGGATAAGACCAGGCGATTCACTATCGACAATTGCCAGACGCTACCATACAAGCATCGGCAGAATTGCAAGGGCAAATAATATATATAAAAAAAGTGTTATTAGAGCCGGAAAGGTCCTTAAGATTCCGCGAAAGGGAACAGTGATTCCAAAAAGGAAAAGGTACCGTACGCAGAAATATGGCAAGTCCGTTAAATATTATGTAAAGAGAGGCGACTCCTTATGGATTATTGCCGGTAAATACGGAACCAGTACAAAAGAAATCCGCTCCTTAAACAATCTCAATTCTTCCAAACTTCACATAGGGCAGACATTGATTATTCCGGAGCGTAAAAAGAACGAATCGATAGATAAGAAAAAATTAGGGCAATATCTTGTTAAAAGAGGCGACAGCCCTTATTCTATCGCCCAAGAACATAATCTGCCTTTGGAACGTTTCCTGCGTCTAAACAATCTGGAACCGAGAAACAAGATATATCCCGGACAGCATCTTGCAATAGAATAA
- a CDS encoding efflux RND transporter periplasmic adaptor subunit yields the protein MNPDTSIPTPNKKEGEKSRFFKIILPFLIILTGSVIAWYLYETAPKARKKSPVKPVEHVHVMPAHRTTEEIILHAMGNVIPSREILLKPRVSGKIININQKFMIGGCFNIGDFILQIDPEDYELAVKRKESNVAMAANDLTLELGRQDVAKREWELLSQNKFNQGKLNQNNFNQNSIGDEFDRELALRQPQLEKARATLLAARAELQQSMLDLERTSVKAPFNGIVLEKFVDTGSQVSTQDSLAVVAGTDAFWINVNIPVDRLKWLLIPKSDGDIGSHAKIIYGNNPGRHFERKGMVIKLLGNLEAEGRMARILVSVDDPLNLQLDPEKAEAAVSPLLLGDYVRVEICGLSIKGIFSIPRTALHNNRVWIVKDDGRLDIRDVEIIWKNARTVFIGDGLNENERIVISDIAVPTANMPLKILTE from the coding sequence ATGAACCCTGACACCTCGATTCCCACCCCTAACAAAAAAGAGGGGGAAAAATCCCGTTTCTTCAAAATCATTTTACCATTTTTGATTATTCTTACAGGATCTGTAATTGCTTGGTATCTTTATGAAACAGCGCCTAAAGCACGAAAAAAATCACCTGTCAAACCGGTCGAACATGTGCATGTTATGCCCGCTCACCGCACCACGGAAGAAATCATACTCCATGCAATGGGAAATGTGATTCCGTCACGGGAGATCCTGCTTAAACCTCGTGTAAGCGGAAAGATAATAAATATCAATCAAAAATTCATGATCGGCGGCTGTTTTAACATTGGAGATTTCATTCTTCAGATTGACCCGGAAGATTATGAGCTGGCGGTAAAACGTAAAGAGAGCAATGTTGCAATGGCTGCCAATGATCTGACACTGGAACTAGGTCGTCAGGATGTAGCAAAACGTGAATGGGAACTCTTGAGCCAAAACAAGTTTAATCAAGGTAAGCTTAATCAGAATAACTTTAATCAGAATAGCATAGGAGATGAATTCGACCGGGAACTTGCATTGCGGCAACCCCAACTGGAAAAGGCCCGCGCAACCTTGCTTGCTGCCAGGGCCGAACTTCAACAAAGCATGCTCGACCTTGAACGGACTTCTGTGAAAGCGCCTTTTAACGGGATTGTTCTTGAAAAATTTGTCGACACAGGTTCCCAGGTTTCCACGCAGGACAGCTTAGCAGTCGTGGCGGGTACAGACGCATTCTGGATAAACGTAAATATACCTGTGGATCGTCTAAAATGGCTTCTTATTCCAAAGTCTGATGGTGATATTGGTTCCCATGCCAAAATTATTTACGGTAATAATCCAGGCCGACATTTTGAACGTAAAGGAATGGTTATTAAATTGCTCGGTAACCTTGAAGCCGAAGGACGCATGGCAAGAATTCTGGTATCTGTTGATGACCCGCTTAATTTGCAACTTGATCCTGAAAAGGCTGAAGCAGCAGTTTCTCCACTTCTGTTAGGTGATTATGTGCGTGTTGAAATTTGCGGACTCAGTATAAAAGGAATTTTCAGTATACCCAGGACTGCATTGCATAATAACCGTGTTTGGATTGTAAAGGACGACGGACGGCTTGATATAAGAGATGTTGAGATTATATGGAAGAATGCCAGGACAGTATTCATAGGGGATGGCCTTAATGAAAATGAAAGGATTGTAATATCCGATATTGCCGTGCCGACTGCAAATATGCCGCTTAAAATATTAACGGAATAA
- a CDS encoding efflux transporter outer membrane subunit gives MKNNFFFLNLTLIVLTAMLSSCVLFKPDFKKNRPGILPENFSLYENGEYFPGSWWETFSAPELNYLIQEALSDNFSLKEAWARLDQVKASAVKMGSYLYPELNVTADYTHTYQKSDIFSHTERTSVDNYSLGVASSYEIDLWGRIRSDREAAKLDAEAAREDLNSAAMTLAAEVTVHWLNIISQKMQKDILEKQLQTNKFFLELMELRYRKSLASALDVFQQKQILHQIEAAIPLVEARKQVMFNELALLLGKSPYQCNKIKGISLPAIGNIPYTGIPVDLLAKRPDVRSSGLRLKASDWQVSAALADRLPAIRLTARASYGAEDIDSLFDNWILNLAAGLAGPVFDGRRRAAEVDRVRAVAEERLAFYRYTVLNAVKEVENAMVQEKMQKKHIKALELQLHAAGRALLEARERYKKGIIDYLPVLTQIIAVQRLERDLITQRTILLVYRVNLYRALGGDWTDELDREGLNNEP, from the coding sequence TTGAAAAATAATTTTTTTTTTTTAAATCTGACTTTAATCGTATTGACCGCAATGCTTTCCTCTTGTGTTCTGTTTAAACCGGATTTTAAAAAAAACAGACCTGGAATTTTACCGGAAAATTTTTCACTTTATGAAAATGGTGAATATTTTCCTGGATCATGGTGGGAAACTTTCTCGGCGCCGGAATTGAATTATCTGATCCAGGAAGCCTTATCAGACAATTTTTCTTTGAAGGAAGCTTGGGCGAGACTCGACCAGGTGAAGGCATCTGCAGTAAAGATGGGTTCTTATTTATATCCTGAGCTTAATGTCACCGCTGATTATACGCATACATATCAAAAATCTGACATTTTTTCCCACACGGAACGAACCAGCGTAGATAATTACTCTTTGGGCGTTGCTTCAAGTTATGAAATAGATCTCTGGGGCCGAATACGTTCAGACCGGGAAGCTGCAAAATTAGATGCGGAAGCAGCCAGGGAAGATCTGAACTCCGCCGCCATGACCCTGGCGGCGGAGGTTACCGTGCACTGGCTTAATATAATTTCTCAAAAAATGCAAAAAGACATTTTAGAAAAACAGCTTCAAACAAATAAATTTTTTCTTGAACTTATGGAGCTGAGATACAGAAAATCTCTGGCATCTGCGCTGGATGTTTTCCAGCAAAAACAGATTTTGCATCAAATTGAAGCTGCCATACCCCTGGTAGAGGCAAGAAAACAAGTCATGTTCAATGAACTTGCACTGCTTCTGGGAAAAAGCCCTTATCAATGCAATAAAATTAAAGGTATTAGTTTGCCTGCAATCGGAAATATTCCTTATACAGGGATTCCCGTTGATCTTTTAGCAAAACGGCCGGATGTGCGTTCATCGGGATTACGTCTGAAGGCATCCGACTGGCAGGTTTCGGCAGCGCTTGCAGACCGCTTGCCGGCGATAAGATTAACTGCAAGAGCATCATATGGAGCAGAAGATATAGACAGCCTGTTTGATAACTGGATTCTAAACCTGGCAGCCGGTCTTGCGGGGCCTGTTTTCGACGGCAGGCGCCGAGCCGCAGAGGTAGACAGAGTGCGTGCCGTTGCGGAAGAAAGGCTGGCGTTTTACAGATACACGGTTTTAAATGCCGTCAAAGAGGTTGAGAATGCTATGGTGCAGGAGAAAATGCAGAAAAAGCATATCAAGGCCCTTGAATTACAATTGCATGCTGCAGGCCGGGCCCTACTTGAGGCTCGCGAACGATATAAAAAGGGGATCATTGATTATCTTCCGGTTTTGACTCAAATTATTGCTGTCCAGCGCCTGGAACGGGATCTTATTACCCAGCGCACAATTCTGCTTGTTTATCGTGTAAATCTTTATCGCGCCCTGGGCGGAGACTGGACTGATGAACTTGACAGGGAAGGTTTGAATAATGAACCCTGA
- a CDS encoding efflux RND transporter permease subunit → MTSSTENKRIKGPIFWMVEHPVPANLLMVLFLVGGLCFGMNMKQELFPSFDMDRVIVTVPYPGASPAEVEQGIVLAVEEAVQGLDDIDEITSSAREGSGMVEIDMLAGGDLKKLAQDVKSAVDRILTFPVEAEEPRVSTISHHRRVISLVLYGDQDERVLREMIEKIRDRLLQDPFITQVELFGVRPLEISVEVSQDILRTYKLTLGEIARRLRKASVELPGGRIKTDSGEVLVRMMERRDYGREFAAIPVITNNNGTEVLLEDISTVIDGFRDVDKYATYNGKRAVMIDVFRVGDQTPVEVAEVVHKLTAELQATLPPGLEVATLNDFSRIYRQRFELLQKNGCMGLILVLILLGIFLDPRLAFWVTMGIPISFLGSLLFLPGLGMSINMVSLFAFIIALGIVVDDAIVVGESIYKFHEKGLPFIQAAVQGTREVALPVIFSIMTNIIAFLPICFVPGNIGKFFRVIPIVVITIFVISLIESLFILPAHIGHQNKKNRHGRIINFILNRQQRFSHRLSRLIENRYGPFLECALKYRYMTLATGIIILVITLSYVMSGRMGMTMFPKVEAEYAVATAVLPYGSSVKKTGAVQQKLIDAAKRVIKANGDGRLAEGIYAEIGYAPGKVSGGHLARVKMFLTSPGERTISTNEVTKLWRKETGIIPGLESLVFQSDAGGPGSGPSITIELSHRDLKVLEAAGTALAEALSYFPDVADIDDGFEPGKEQFDFKIKPEGRSLGLTAREVANQVRDSFYGAEVLRQQRGRNEIKVMVRLPENERIYHYNFEELMLRSPGGVEVPLKTAVEVTRGRAYTVIDRRNGRRVVTVTCNVTPQRNAGRILESLKKDFLPSLIKRYPGLNYGFEGRQADMAESMTTLWMGLGAAMMVMYALLAVLFNSYIQPSIIMMSIPSGIVGAVIGHIIMGYSLSVMSMFGIVALSGVVVNDSLILIDFANRSRKQGITPHKAIHSAGIYRFRPIVLTTLSTFFGLSPMIFETSRQARFLIPMAISLGFGILFATFITLILVPSLYLIVEDIRRKN, encoded by the coding sequence ATGACCTCATCAACGGAAAACAAAAGAATTAAGGGGCCGATATTCTGGATGGTAGAGCATCCTGTACCGGCCAATCTCTTAATGGTTCTGTTTCTTGTGGGTGGTCTTTGTTTTGGAATGAATATGAAACAGGAACTGTTCCCCTCCTTTGATATGGATCGTGTGATCGTGACGGTTCCATATCCTGGAGCCAGCCCGGCTGAAGTTGAACAAGGCATTGTTCTGGCTGTGGAAGAAGCTGTGCAGGGTCTGGATGATATCGATGAGATCACCTCGAGCGCCCGGGAAGGATCGGGGATGGTAGAGATCGACATGCTTGCAGGTGGAGATTTAAAAAAACTGGCCCAGGATGTTAAAAGCGCGGTCGACCGCATTCTTACATTCCCGGTTGAAGCCGAAGAACCCAGGGTCTCTACGATCTCTCATCACCGGAGGGTAATTTCCCTTGTGCTTTATGGTGATCAGGATGAGCGCGTATTACGTGAAATGATAGAAAAAATTCGTGATCGCCTGCTTCAGGATCCGTTTATTACCCAGGTTGAACTTTTTGGTGTGCGTCCGCTTGAAATCAGTGTTGAAGTTTCTCAGGATATTCTCCGAACCTATAAATTAACCCTGGGAGAAATTGCCCGCAGACTGAGAAAGGCATCTGTTGAGCTTCCCGGGGGAAGGATTAAAACCGATTCAGGTGAAGTCCTGGTGCGCATGATGGAGCGCAGAGATTACGGCCGGGAGTTTGCCGCCATCCCTGTTATCACTAACAACAACGGCACCGAAGTTCTCCTTGAGGACATTTCTACAGTAATTGATGGGTTCAGGGATGTTGACAAGTATGCAACCTATAACGGCAAACGCGCTGTAATGATTGATGTTTTTCGAGTGGGAGATCAGACACCTGTAGAAGTGGCTGAAGTTGTGCACAAACTGACGGCAGAGTTACAAGCAACTTTGCCGCCCGGCCTGGAGGTTGCTACTCTGAACGATTTTTCCAGAATATATCGTCAAAGGTTTGAGCTTTTACAGAAAAACGGATGCATGGGTTTAATCCTGGTATTGATCCTGCTAGGAATCTTTCTTGACCCGCGTCTTGCATTCTGGGTTACCATGGGAATTCCGATATCTTTTTTAGGTTCACTTTTATTTCTTCCTGGTCTTGGCATGAGCATCAACATGGTTTCACTGTTTGCGTTTATAATTGCCCTGGGGATTGTGGTTGATGATGCCATTGTTGTCGGAGAAAGCATATATAAATTTCATGAAAAAGGCCTGCCGTTTATTCAGGCCGCTGTTCAAGGCACCCGGGAAGTAGCCCTGCCGGTAATCTTCAGCATTATGACCAATATTATAGCCTTTTTACCCATATGCTTTGTCCCGGGCAATATCGGAAAGTTTTTCAGGGTAATTCCGATAGTCGTAATTACAATATTTGTAATATCCTTAATAGAAAGCCTCTTTATCCTGCCGGCCCATATAGGTCACCAGAACAAAAAAAACAGACATGGCAGAATCATCAATTTCATCTTGAACCGGCAACAGCGTTTCAGCCATCGACTATCGCGGTTAATAGAAAACAGGTACGGTCCTTTTCTGGAATGCGCGCTAAAGTATAGATACATGACACTTGCCACAGGTATCATTATTCTTGTAATCACTTTATCTTATGTAATGAGCGGTCGTATGGGGATGACCATGTTTCCTAAAGTCGAGGCCGAATATGCTGTTGCAACAGCAGTTTTACCGTACGGCAGCTCAGTAAAAAAAACAGGGGCCGTGCAGCAGAAATTAATCGATGCCGCAAAAAGAGTGATTAAAGCAAATGGTGATGGTCGGCTGGCAGAAGGGATATATGCCGAGATCGGATATGCGCCCGGAAAAGTTTCCGGGGGCCATCTTGCAAGGGTCAAGATGTTTTTGACCTCTCCCGGGGAAAGAACAATCAGTACAAATGAGGTTACTAAACTATGGAGAAAAGAGACCGGCATAATCCCCGGACTGGAATCCCTGGTTTTTCAATCTGATGCAGGAGGTCCAGGATCCGGGCCATCTATAACAATTGAGTTAAGCCACAGGGACCTGAAGGTTTTAGAGGCTGCCGGTACCGCTCTGGCCGAGGCCCTAAGTTATTTCCCGGATGTTGCCGATATTGACGACGGGTTCGAGCCCGGCAAGGAACAGTTCGATTTTAAAATTAAACCTGAAGGCCGGAGCCTTGGGCTTACAGCGCGCGAGGTCGCCAATCAGGTCCGCGATTCTTTTTACGGAGCGGAAGTCCTAAGGCAGCAGCGAGGCCGTAATGAAATAAAAGTTATGGTGCGGCTTCCGGAAAATGAACGTATATACCATTATAATTTTGAAGAACTGATGCTCAGGTCTCCAGGGGGAGTTGAAGTTCCTCTTAAAACAGCGGTAGAAGTTACCAGGGGCAGAGCCTATACTGTTATAGACCGCCGTAACGGACGACGAGTTGTAACTGTAACATGTAATGTAACCCCACAACGTAATGCCGGCCGTATACTTGAATCTCTCAAAAAAGACTTTCTGCCCTCTCTTATCAAACGCTATCCGGGGCTCAACTACGGATTCGAAGGGAGGCAGGCGGATATGGCAGAAAGCATGACTACTCTATGGATGGGGCTGGGGGCCGCCATGATGGTTATGTATGCTTTGCTGGCAGTTCTTTTTAACAGTTACATCCAACCGTCGATTATTATGATGAGCATCCCTTCGGGAATAGTCGGCGCTGTAATCGGCCACATAATAATGGGATACAGCCTCAGCGTCATGAGTATGTTCGGCATAGTTGCGCTGTCCGGGGTGGTGGTTAATGATTCCCTTATACTCATTGACTTTGCCAATCGCAGTCGCAAGCAAGGGATCACTCCCCACAAAGCAATCCATTCTGCCGGTATATACAGGTTCAGGCCGATAGTTCTCACTACCCTGAGCACATTTTTCGGACTTTCTCCCATGATTTTCGAGACCTCCCGCCAGGCCCGGTTCCTTATTCCCATGGCAATCTCTCTAGGATTCGGCATTCTTTTCGCCACATTTATTACACTTATTCTGGTGCCTTCTCTTTACCTTATTGTGGAAGATATTCGCAGAAAAAATTAA